In Pigmentibacter ruber, a genomic segment contains:
- a CDS encoding GNAT family N-acetyltransferase produces the protein MEQPIVLFPIKLSNAEIRIAKTEELPQVFEMGFDEWGEGKTLPEHIQACYESKKYRKGIRYVLVNQNKQIVSSLMCYEYQLNSGQKIIGIGTVCTKMNERKKGYAGLLLNGVTETYIELNNYSSFVLFSDINPAYYEKFGFHPLPMELQKYSKSVFMIKCTAEFYSKIVEDLLQTEIAYF, from the coding sequence ATGGAACAACCCATAGTATTGTTTCCAATAAAATTAAGTAATGCAGAAATAAGAATTGCTAAAACTGAGGAACTTCCTCAAGTATTTGAAATGGGATTTGATGAATGGGGTGAAGGAAAAACTCTACCAGAACATATTCAAGCCTGTTATGAATCAAAAAAATATCGTAAAGGAATTCGTTACGTTTTGGTAAATCAAAATAAACAAATAGTATCCTCACTCATGTGCTATGAATATCAATTAAATTCAGGCCAAAAAATTATAGGTATTGGAACTGTTTGCACAAAGATGAATGAAAGAAAAAAAGGATATGCCGGTTTATTATTAAATGGGGTTACAGAAACTTATATTGAGTTAAATAATTATTCTTCATTTGTATTATTTTCTGATATAAATCCAGCTTATTATGAAAAATTTGGTTTTCATCCATTACCAATGGAATTACAAAAATATTCTAAATCGGTTTTTATGATAAAATGTACGGCAGAATTTTATAGCAAAATAGTAGAAGATTTATTGCAAACAGAAATTGCTTATTTTTAG